In the Flagellimonas sp. MMG031 genome, one interval contains:
- a CDS encoding restriction endonuclease → MTQQVQIRKYSGELEEFDIKKLIKSLRRSKADETLVQEIANEIRDRVSHGMTTKEIYRSAFRMLKSKARVSASRYKLKKALMELGPSGYPFEKFVGALLSQEGFDTKVGVIVQGNCVQHEVDVIAEKDNKHYMIECKYHSDQGRFCNVKIPLYIHSRFLDVEKQWEKQQGHKTKFHQGGVYTNTRFTTDAIQYGTCVGLMLTSWDYPKGNGLKERIDRSGLHPLTSLTTLTKAEKSKLLDKGIVLCKDISENPSFLGQIGIAKQRQKKILEDSEELCTAH, encoded by the coding sequence ATGACCCAGCAGGTACAGATAAGAAAATATTCCGGTGAACTTGAGGAATTCGATATCAAAAAGCTCATCAAATCATTGCGCCGTTCAAAGGCTGACGAAACGCTTGTTCAAGAAATTGCCAATGAAATTAGGGACAGGGTATCCCATGGCATGACCACCAAAGAAATATACCGAAGTGCCTTTAGGATGCTAAAGAGCAAGGCCCGTGTGAGCGCTTCGCGGTATAAACTAAAAAAAGCCCTTATGGAACTCGGGCCTTCGGGTTATCCCTTTGAAAAATTTGTTGGGGCCCTATTGAGTCAAGAAGGTTTTGATACAAAAGTCGGGGTAATCGTTCAAGGCAATTGTGTACAGCATGAAGTGGATGTGATAGCTGAAAAAGACAACAAGCATTATATGATTGAATGTAAATACCATAGTGATCAGGGCCGGTTTTGCAATGTGAAAATCCCGCTCTATATCCATTCAAGATTTTTGGATGTGGAAAAACAATGGGAAAAACAGCAAGGCCATAAAACCAAGTTTCATCAAGGGGGTGTTTATACCAATACCCGCTTTACCACCGATGCCATACAATATGGTACCTGTGTTGGGCTGATGCTTACAAGTTGGGATTATCCGAAAGGGAACGGTCTGAAAGAACGCATAGACAGATCCGGCCTACATCCCTTAACCTCTTTAACAACATTGACAAAGGCCGAGAAATCCAAATTATTGGATAAGGGCATTGTGCTCTGCAAGGACATTAGCGAAAACCCATCATTTTTGGGGCAAATAGGTATCGCCAAGCAACGACAAAAAAAAATTCTCGAAGATTCAGAAGAATTATGCACAGCACATTAA